A portion of the Ignavibacteriales bacterium genome contains these proteins:
- the pstA gene encoding phosphate ABC transporter permease PstA produces the protein MRTLKRKFLGLSIPFLTGLCAFSIVVIVLLVMIDIIAGGWSTLSWEFLSTSPKGGMTEGGIYPAIVGTFLLVVIMSVAGVPIGTITAIYLSEYASHRSLLARTIRFAVNTLAGVPAIVFGLFGLGFFIQFVGTGMDNVLSGGSQLKWGQPNILWASLTMALLTLPVVIVSVEEAIKAVPRELREASLALGATKLETIWKVVLPNSITGILTGGILAVSRGAGEVAPILFTGAAYFLPHLPGALTDQFMELGYHVYIMSTQSPDVEATRGIQYATTLVLLVLTFTLNFSAIFLRYRIRTRTNR, from the coding sequence ATGAGAACTCTGAAGCGCAAATTCCTCGGCCTCTCGATACCTTTCCTGACCGGATTGTGTGCGTTCTCCATCGTGGTGATCGTCCTTCTTGTGATGATCGATATCATCGCCGGTGGATGGAGCACGCTCAGCTGGGAATTCCTGTCGACGAGTCCGAAAGGGGGAATGACAGAAGGTGGCATCTATCCGGCGATCGTCGGAACATTCCTGCTCGTTGTCATCATGTCGGTTGCGGGCGTTCCGATAGGGACCATCACGGCTATCTATCTGAGTGAATATGCAAGCCACCGCTCGCTCCTCGCCAGGACAATCCGATTTGCTGTGAACACGCTTGCGGGTGTTCCGGCAATTGTTTTCGGACTTTTCGGACTCGGTTTCTTCATACAATTTGTAGGTACGGGAATGGATAACGTCCTGAGCGGCGGATCTCAATTAAAATGGGGGCAACCGAACATCCTATGGGCAAGCCTCACGATGGCGCTGCTTACGCTGCCCGTCGTTATCGTGTCCGTCGAGGAAGCGATCAAAGCTGTTCCCCGGGAACTCCGTGAGGCTAGTCTCGCGCTGGGTGCGACGAAACTGGAAACCATCTGGAAAGTCGTGCTCCCAAATTCAATCACAGGAATTCTTACGGGCGGGATACTTGCAGTCAGCCGCGGGGCGGGGGAGGTAGCCCCCATTCTCTTTACAGGTGCGGCGTATTTCCTTCCTCATCTTCCGGGAGCGTTGACGGATCAATTTATGGAACTCGGCTACCACGTGTATATCATGTCGACGCAATCGCCTGATGTCGAGGCCACAAGGGGGATCCAATACGCAACGACCCTCGTGCTGCTGGTATTGACATTTACGTTGAATTTCTCGGCGATCTTCCTGCGATACAGAATTCGCACTCGCACGAACCGGTAA
- the pstC gene encoding phosphate ABC transporter permease subunit PstC gives MSTKIDTQPQQPAATSNAIDPPIPPRSKNTQSTKLWWKKRFRLGEFLIEKSITAISFLSFAFITLIFIFVFRESLPIFSSTSAKTSVEAKQAPQESYGDESSASELQKQVDQRKASVESLEDKGASASNLTGKNWQPVSSAPKYGMLPLVVGSLKVTTVALLFAAPIAILAALFTAAFAPKWSKEILKPAIEVLAGIPSVVIGFFALIAMATFLQKTFGFQYRLNAFVGGIALSLAVIPIIYTITEDSLSRVPKVMTEASLALGASKWQTALFVVLPAASPGIFAGILLGIGRAFGETMIVLMATGNASMLSGDLFEPVRTMSATIGAEMGEVVFGDTHYTVLFFIGTVLFLFTFCLNAIAELFIRQKLMKRFEGQ, from the coding sequence TTGTCGACAAAGATCGATACGCAGCCACAGCAACCGGCAGCTACGTCCAATGCAATCGACCCGCCGATTCCTCCTAGATCGAAGAATACCCAATCTACGAAGCTCTGGTGGAAGAAGAGGTTTCGGCTCGGTGAATTTCTGATCGAGAAATCCATCACTGCGATTTCGTTTCTTTCCTTCGCCTTCATCACGCTGATATTTATTTTCGTGTTTCGCGAATCCCTGCCGATCTTCTCTTCCACATCAGCGAAGACATCGGTGGAGGCGAAACAGGCCCCGCAAGAATCCTACGGAGATGAATCATCCGCGTCTGAACTGCAAAAACAGGTAGACCAGAGAAAAGCGTCTGTCGAGAGCCTTGAAGACAAGGGCGCGTCAGCGTCGAATCTCACGGGGAAGAACTGGCAGCCGGTGTCGTCCGCACCAAAGTACGGGATGCTGCCGCTTGTGGTCGGAAGCCTGAAAGTCACAACTGTTGCTCTCTTGTTCGCTGCACCCATCGCCATTCTGGCAGCTTTGTTCACTGCTGCATTTGCACCGAAATGGTCCAAAGAAATCCTGAAACCGGCCATTGAGGTTCTCGCAGGAATTCCTTCCGTAGTTATCGGCTTCTTCGCGCTCATTGCAATGGCAACGTTTCTTCAGAAGACTTTCGGATTCCAGTACCGTCTCAACGCATTCGTGGGCGGCATAGCGCTCTCGCTTGCCGTCATACCGATTATCTACACGATCACAGAGGATTCGCTTTCCCGTGTTCCGAAAGTTATGACCGAAGCCAGCCTGGCTCTTGGAGCGTCGAAATGGCAGACGGCTCTGTTCGTTGTTCTCCCGGCAGCGTCTCCGGGGATTTTTGCTGGCATCTTGCTCGGGATAGGCCGCGCCTTCGGCGAAACGATGATCGTCCTCATGGCAACCGGCAATGCGTCGATGTTGTCAGGAGATTTGTTTGAACCGGTCCGAACCATGTCGGCCACGATTGGAGCCGAAATGGGAGAAGTTGTTTTTGGCGACACCCACTACACCGTCCTGTTCTTTATCGGTACGGTACTGTTCCTATTTACCTTTTGCCTCAATGCTATTGCAGAGCTTTTCATCCGTCAGAAGTTGATGAAGAGGTTTGAGGGCCAATGA